CCTGGCCACCGCGCCCTCCACCACCGACGCGGCTCGCCCACGACGACCAGCACCGACGCTCCCCCCTCACCCACCACGGCCGCCGCCACGACCAGATTGGAGAAGCTCCAGGGCGGCGTGGTGGCGCGCCACCGAGCCACCCCCACACGCCCTGCATCTTGAAGCTAGCCGAGGGAGCCGCGCCTCCGGTCACCACCTGGTTTGCTGCTCTTCCTCCTCGGCACTGAAGATTTGCTTCCCTGTCTCCCCCTTGATCCTCGAGTACCAATTTGATGGTTTGCAGGATCGATTCACCTCCCGCGTGAAGCCATGAAGCAGGGGAGCGGCACCCACCACGCAGCAGCAGCTTCATCCATGGCgccgggggaggaggcggaggcattgcTAGCTCCGAGGTACTGTTAGCTCCTTCTGACTAGGCTCGTCTCTTTTCTTTCACAAATCTAGCGGAGCAAACGAGGCGGATGGCACAGTTGAGCTAAGAACCTTCAGTAAACTGACATTTCTCTGAATGTCAACGGGGGCAAAAGCAGCCCATCGGAGCTGAATTTCCACTTAGGCTTTCTGTAAACcatcatttctattgtttgtttgGCTCTAGGGATTACTCGGGCTGAACTTTTTTTATCATAAAAACAAAAATCTATATTAATGATTGATTGACTGCTGCAGGCATTGCCTGATGGAGCATGGTATTGTTCCACTGAAAGACCTAGTCAGTTGTGGAGCAGAACCTGTTCCTGTTCCTGCCGTGATTGTCGATCTCAGAAAGTAGAAGTGTGAAGAGAAAGttttgatgaagatggctaccTTGATATTCAATGCAGAGTTTTGAGGGAGAAAACCTCAGAAGATAGTAAATCGGTGCTGTCCAAGATGGCATTAGGAGTTTAGTTTTTTCATGTAAGATTAATTTTCCATTAGTTTGTGTTTTTGTAATGTTTTCTGTCAGGGCCCTAGGCAAACTCTCATTCTCTTTGCTAATACCTATTGCAGTTACCACGACATATACATGTCAATGGTGTTTCACTACAGGAACTGTCTTCACTTTCAAAAGGTCGGAAATCTTCAGAAAGGCAGAGTGATGACTTATGCAGGATCTGTTCAGATGGCGAGGAGCTTCTTCTTTGAGACACCTGTCCAAGATCTTTTCAGAGGTAATACCATTATGCACATATGCCTACCCAGTAGCGGATGTTTCCCAGTTAACCCACCTTCCATTCTTTTAGGATATGCAACCGTCCACATGTTTGTTTGATGGTGGAATTGCGGGCTTtaccatgtactccctctgtaaagaaatgtaagagcatttagatcactaaaatagtgatctaaacgctcttatatttgttgacagagggagtagttacaTAGCGATTTAGAAGGCATTTTAGTGAATCCTTTGAACTAAGCTTTAGTTTCTGGGCTGTCACTACTGGTTGTCTTTGATTATGAACTGCAGAATGTCCACAAAAAACGATATTAGGCAAAATTGATATGAAATTTCTGTTATGGAGTATGGACTGCTGAAGTTTTGGAGGTTTAATATCTGATCATTTCATCCCCATACTACTACATAGTACATACTAATCCATTGAACACTTTTGAGTTCCGTCATCAGTTTATGTATGTCAGTCATACTTCTGGACCTGACCAAGAATTCTGTTCCTTTTCTTCTTGGCTTTTGCAGGCTCGATGATTTTGGGAAAAAGAAATGTAGTGACAGAACTGTGCTGCTTTCTGATCAAGTATGTTCACCAATCACGGACTGTAGAACATTGTGGTGTTTGTATTGACATTCTTTCATGATTTATCTGTACTGAATCATCATGCTATTTTTTATCTGCGGAAATCTCATTTTGATAAACTGACAAGTGTATGTTGCTATTTGTTCAGATTGGGATGGAATATCACATTGGATGTCCAAAGGAACAGCAATGTACTGCGCCGTATTGACTGTGGGGTAAACTTTTTTTTTAGGTGTTtcatttggcaaaagaaaataatAACATTTTGAAAAAAGGGGGCTCAGTTAAGGAAAGAGGGGACTTTTTTGGCCCTGAACTGAACTGAACGGAAGGAAAGAGGGCTTGCTGAGCCTCCCCTGTTCCTCCCTTCAAATACCCCCCCTCCCGCCCCAACCAACAAACGCAACGGCCCCAACCAACAAACGCAACCCCCCTCCCACCATCGCAAGAAATCCGAGGCAACTCACCCCGTCCCAAGAAATTCTAGCCAAGAAACCGGAAGCAATCTCTGTCCGCCTCCAATGGCCCAGGAGGCCAATTGCGACGGCGAGCCTGCGATGGAGTCGGCCGCCCTCGTCCCCGGGCCGCCGGCCGCCACCCCGCCCCCCCTGGACGGACGAGGGGTCTCTCCAGTTGCTGGAGATCTTGCGCCTCCATCTCAGGGGCGTCCCGCATTGGCTCATCCCCCGCTACGTCATCACTGGGGTCGACCTCTACGATCGGGAGCCCCAGGAGCTCCTCCGCGCCCacccctccgccgcctcggccgaCGGCAAGAAGGCGCTCTACTTCCTCAACCGCGTCCGGGCCAAGGCCAAGAACGACGGCCGGAAATGCCGTATGGCTTCCGGCGGCACATGGAAGTCCGAGCGTGCGCCGGTGGACATATGGGGCGCCTCCCGCATCGCCGGCACCCGCCAGAACCTGTCCTTCATCATCAAGGGACCCGAGGGAGAGGACCTGCGCTCCGGCTACATCGCCCAGGAGTTTGCGCTCGCCGGCCACGCTGGTcgcctcgccggcggcgaccagctcGTGCTGACCAAGGTGTACTTCACCCGGCGGGGAGAAGAGGCCGTCTCCAAGGCCAAGGAGCGCGTGATGGCCAAGGCAAAGCGCAAGAagacggccgccgccgcctcctcctcctcccgggcGCCTCTTCCGCCCGCAGCCGTCTCCTCCCCTGCTCCCGGCAAGACGCCGGCTCCCGTCGCCGCCTACTCCCCTGCTCCCGGCAAGACGCCGGCTCCcgctgccgccacctcgccggctcCCCCCAAGAAGGCGGATGCCCCTTCGTCCTCATCGCCGGCGCTCATCGACCAGGCAGTCTCCGACTCGTCCGCGGGAGGATCCACCTCATCCACAAGGTTGCTGCTGCTGGAGGTGGGTGACTCCCCAGTAAGCCAAGCCCAGGACTTCTCGATCCGGCACATCCTCAGGGCGGCGGAGCTGGTAGGCTCCTCGCTGCCCTTGAACAAAAGGAAGCCTGTCCCATTTAGTTGTGATGGCTTGTTCTTGCTCCAGGAAGGGCCCAGGAAGAAGTTTCCATCATCTCCATAGAAATCCTAGACAATGTAGGGGCAGTGATCCTGGTTACCGAGAAAACTCATCTGTGATGTTAAATGTTGAATACTTTGAGTTCATTTCGATGAAACTAATGCTAGTTTTGCCTGATGAAACAAATTCTTGCTCTTCATACTGTCTGGATGCTGGTTTGGTCTTGTTCTTTACGGAGATCGTTATATTTGTCTTGCTGCGTTTTTCCTTTTTCCTGCTGTAATCACAGCAGACAAGTGGTTCTTGTAGAAAGGAGTTTCTACTCTGGCCTTTTCATCATTTTAGAGAATTTCTTATCTCTGGTGTATTGCAGAAGGGCTTGATGTGGATATGTTGATATGTATGTTTCTGATGCTCTTGCTAACAACTTCTGATTTGTATGTCAAGGTGTAAAATTGCATGTTTAACAAGCACTCTGCTCTTATGTATCATTTTTGTTTAGCAAGCACTATCATTTTTGTTTAACAAGCACTCTGCTCTGATGCTCTGATGTATCATAGAGATCTAGGGGCAGTTATCCTGCTTACTGAGAAAACTGATCAGTGGTGTTAATTCTTGAATATTTTGAGTTCATTTCGATGAAACTAATGCTCTTTTTGCCCGATCATACAAAAATACTTGTTCTTTATTACCGTGTTTTCAGACATAATTGTTCTTGTTCTTTATACTGTCTAGTCTTGTTCTTTATACTTGTTCTTTACGGAGATCGCTATATTTGTGTTGCTGCTTTCTCCTTTGTCCTGCTGTAATCACAGCACAGACAAGTGGCTCTTGTATGAGGATTGACTTTCTACTATATCTGGTGTTGAGCATGAGGACTGACTGATTTTGCTGGGTCCCCACTGTTGCTTCACTATCAGTAGTAGCTTCTAGTGCAGCAGAATACACTGGAAATTCAGTTTCCCCATTCTGCATCAGATTGTTGAAAGGGATATTCTAACTGAAAAGGTAACTGGTTAGAATTGATAAAGATGTTGACTCATTTTTTCTTGCTTAAATTGATTCAGCTGTTGCATCCTTTTGTATTGCTTAATTAATCTACACAGGAGAGGTTTCCCTAGTTCTATATGATACAATACACCTGCTCTAGCTTTCATCGAATGTTACAGTTTATTGTATCGTTTTTGTTTAACAAGCACCATCATGCCCAGTAAAATTGCATGTTGTTTCAAGATTACTGCACAATTTAAAATATCACTGTATTTAGAAATTAACAGCTCAATTTCTTGTTGGTGGACCGAGGTACAATTTCTATTACTGATGCAAAGATGAGGCTCTTGGCAAATGCACTACAAGTTGACGATAACCAGCACTTTGTTTTGCTCTCTGAGAGGTTGTTCATTTCCTTTCTCCCCGTCTAAATTTGTAGTGTATATTTCTACCCTGTCACCTGATGTTCTCTACATACTACAGCTGTGTACCCCTGCAAAACTTCTACAGTATTACTTATATGATTATTATCTCATGGAAACAAACATCATCTTTGTTGACCAGTTAGTGAACACCTAGAAGGTTATGTTGCTCATGATTTTGTACAGAAAGAAGATATTTTTTCTATTAGGAGTCAAAGAAATGCTGACACCTATAGTATTGTACGAAACAACGTGGTCTCTCCAGCGATGGACATGCCTAAATTATTATTTTCCAGTTCAGAACGATGAGCAGGTAGATACTCTCAACATATGTTACCTAAGATGATTATAAGAGAGATTTGAGAAAGTGAGAGGTCCATCTATTCTGAATAGTTCATTAGACATGATCATATATGGTACCCAATGGTGCCAAGAGAGATGATTTAGTCAATGGTGCTGTCAGGACATGTTTATCCTGATTTTGCTCTGTTATATATGGTACGCAATGTGCCAACCTTGCATGGAGTTGCTTGACCGTTAGTTTTGTAAAATTATTGTCTACAGGAGAACATTGCCCATGCTGCTCAGTCCTCACGTATTTTAAAGCTTTCCAACAGATTTCATATGTTATTTTGCATGGAATATCAGTCACCTATGTTTATATAATTCAAATGGTCAGAAAATTACAAAAGAATTACAGAACCCCAACTGGTTTCTTTTCTTGATCAATGGTACTACCAAGCAATTTTTTTTTACTGATTTTTTGGGTCTGCATTTTACTTCATCAGAAAGGGAACTAACTTAATATTGTTGTTCTTGATGCCAACCCGTGACCTAACTTATATGCTACTGAGAACTAGATTATAGTGTTCCAGTTAACCTTTTGGTTTGTGAAGTTTAGTTGCGCTTCTTCTTTATACTGTCT
The sequence above is drawn from the Triticum aestivum cultivar Chinese Spring chromosome 7A, IWGSC CS RefSeq v2.1, whole genome shotgun sequence genome and encodes:
- the LOC123153935 gene encoding uncharacterized protein; the protein is MKQGSGTHHAAAASSMAPGEEAEALLAPRHCLMEHGIVPLKDLVSCGAEPVPVPAVIVDLRNYHDIYMSMVFHYRNCLHFQKVGNLQKGRVMTYAGSVQMARSFFFETPVQDLFRDWDGISHWMSKGTAMYCAVLTVGKEGLLSLPCSSLQIPPLPPQPTNATAPTNKRNPPPTIARNPRQLTPSQEILAKKPEAISVRLQWPRRPIATASLRWSRPPSSPGRRPPPRPPWTDEGSLQLLEILRLHLRGVPHWLIPRYVITGVDLYDREPQELLRAHPSAASADGKKALYFLNRVRAKAKNDGRKCRMASGGTWKSERAPVDIWGASRIAGTRQNLSFIIKGPEGEDLRSGYIAQEFALAGHAGRLAGGDQLVLTKVYFTRRGEEAVSKAKERVMAKAKRKKTAAAASSSSRAPLPPAAVSSPAPGKTPAPVAAYSPAPGKTPAPAAATSPAPPKKADAPSSSSPALIDQAVSDSSAGGSTSSTRLLLLEVGDSPVSQAQDFSIRHILRAAELVGSSLPLNKRKPVPFSCDGLFLLQEGPRKKFPSSP